Proteins found in one Chlamydia sp. 04-14 genomic segment:
- a CDS encoding UDP-N-acetylmuramoyl-L-alanyl-D-glutamate--2,6-diaminopimelate ligase → MNLKELLNNIDAKVYGKISPVEVRNLTKDSRNVGLGDIFIANKGKHYDGNDFSVLAIENGAIAIASSIYNPFLSVVQIISSNLPRLEAELSAKYYNYPSKKLCVIGVTGTNGKTTVSHLIKFLFDACDKPSGLIGTIEHILGNSRIQDGYTTPESCLLQKYLAEMVKNRLTSAVMEVSSIGLVLERLAHIDFDIGVLTNITLDHLDFHGSFEEYVNAKLKLFSMLPTTGLAVVNSDLSYASRFLEVAQARHITYGIERPSDYLAANLRSSPFGTDFDLIYRGESFPCRLPLIGKHNVYNILAAIAVTHQRCACDLQKLISLVANVESPRGRLEPVFSGPCPIYIDYAHTPDALENVCKTLHTLLPEEGRLIVVFGCGGDRDQSKRKIMANVVERYGFAVVTSDNPRGEDPENIIKDICSGFVKRNFSIEIDRKQAITYALSIASDRDIVLVAGKGHETYQIFKHQTIAFDDKEIVREVLSSHV, encoded by the coding sequence ATGAATTTAAAAGAACTCCTTAACAACATAGATGCAAAGGTTTATGGAAAAATTTCTCCCGTAGAGGTGAGAAATCTTACCAAAGATTCCCGTAATGTTGGATTGGGAGACATTTTTATAGCCAATAAGGGCAAGCATTATGATGGAAATGATTTTTCAGTGCTTGCTATTGAAAACGGAGCTATTGCTATAGCTTCTTCAATTTATAATCCTTTTCTATCAGTCGTTCAAATTATCTCTTCAAATCTCCCTCGGCTTGAGGCAGAGCTTTCTGCAAAATATTATAATTACCCCTCTAAAAAACTCTGTGTTATAGGTGTTACAGGCACCAATGGGAAAACTACGGTTTCCCATTTAATAAAATTCTTATTTGATGCTTGCGATAAGCCTTCGGGCTTGATAGGAACGATCGAGCATATTTTAGGGAACAGTCGTATTCAAGATGGTTATACCACTCCCGAATCTTGTCTATTACAAAAGTATTTAGCCGAGATGGTGAAAAACCGTCTAACCTCTGCTGTTATGGAAGTTTCTTCCATAGGTCTTGTTTTAGAGAGGCTAGCTCACATCGATTTTGATATTGGAGTTTTAACTAACATTACTCTTGATCATTTGGATTTCCATGGTTCATTTGAAGAGTATGTAAATGCGAAGCTGAAATTATTCTCTATGCTTCCGACTACAGGACTAGCCGTCGTAAATAGTGATTTGTCTTACGCTTCGCGATTTTTAGAAGTCGCTCAAGCACGGCACATTACCTATGGTATAGAGAGGCCATCAGATTATCTAGCTGCGAATTTAAGATCTTCTCCTTTTGGGACAGACTTTGATTTGATCTATAGAGGGGAATCTTTCCCGTGTCGCCTACCTTTAATAGGAAAACATAACGTTTATAATATTCTTGCAGCTATAGCAGTCACGCACCAAAGGTGTGCTTGTGATTTGCAGAAGCTGATCTCTTTAGTGGCGAATGTGGAATCTCCTAGAGGACGCTTAGAACCTGTATTTTCTGGACCCTGTCCTATTTATATTGATTATGCACATACTCCAGATGCTTTAGAAAACGTGTGCAAAACATTACATACTTTACTTCCTGAAGAAGGAAGACTCATTGTTGTTTTTGGATGTGGAGGAGACAGAGATCAAAGCAAACGAAAAATTATGGCTAATGTAGTCGAAAGATACGGATTTGCTGTTGTGACTTCGGATAATCCCCGAGGGGAAGATCCAGAAAACATCATCAAGGATATTTGTTCAGGATTTGTAAAAAGAAATTTTTCCATCGAAATCGACAGAAAACAAGCAATTACATATGCTTTGTCCATTGCCTCAGATAGGGATATAGTGTTAGTGGCAGGGAAAGGGCATGAGACATACCAGATCTTTAAACATCAAACCATCGCTTTTGATGATAAGGAAATTGTGCGCGAGGTGTTGTCATCTCATGTCTAA
- a CDS encoding N-acetylmuramoyl-L-alanine amidase family protein, protein MSNRYTLLTFCIFGMTFGGIAAESAPPQRVRRNEVIFIDPGHGGKDQGTASKEFHYEEKSLTLSLAFSLQSYLKRMGYKPVLTRTSDVYVDLGKRAALANQNKADIFVSIHCNYSSNTSAFGTEVYFYNGKNNVASRSRASEALAKDVLNAMQKNGALKNRGVKNGNFAVIRETTMPAILIETGFLSNSRERAALLDARYRMHIAKGIAEGIHTFLTGPNFQKTSLANIKARKLSAKAS, encoded by the coding sequence ATGTCTAATCGCTATACCTTGCTTACTTTCTGTATCTTTGGAATGACTTTTGGAGGAATCGCAGCTGAAAGTGCGCCTCCACAGCGTGTACGTCGCAATGAAGTGATCTTTATTGACCCAGGACATGGGGGTAAAGATCAAGGCACGGCGAGTAAAGAATTTCATTATGAGGAAAAGTCTTTGACCTTATCTCTTGCGTTTTCACTACAGAGTTATCTCAAGAGAATGGGGTATAAGCCAGTTCTTACCCGAACATCGGATGTTTATGTAGATCTAGGGAAAAGAGCGGCTTTAGCAAATCAAAACAAAGCTGATATTTTTGTCAGTATCCACTGTAACTATTCGTCTAACACATCAGCCTTTGGTACTGAAGTATATTTTTATAATGGTAAAAATAATGTTGCTTCAAGAAGCCGCGCTTCAGAAGCTCTAGCTAAGGATGTCCTAAACGCAATGCAAAAAAATGGGGCGTTGAAAAATCGAGGAGTGAAGAACGGGAACTTCGCTGTTATTCGAGAAACAACAATGCCTGCGATTTTAATTGAAACCGGATTTCTTTCTAATTCTAGAGAACGAGCCGCGCTTTTAGATGCACGTTACCGAATGCATATAGCCAAAGGCATAGCCGAAGGCATCCATACGTTTCTTACTGGTCCTAATTTTCAAAAAACGAGTTTAGCGAATATTAAGGCCAGAAAACTTTCTGCAAAGGCGAGTTGA
- a CDS encoding acetyl-CoA carboxylase carboxyltransferase subunit alpha: MELLPHEKQVVEYEKTIAEFKEKNKKNSLLSSSEIQKLERRLDKLKEKIYSDLTPWERVQICRHPSRPRSVNYIEGMCEEFVELCGDRTFRDDPAVVGGLAKIQGQRFMLIGQEKGCDTSSRMHRNFGMLCPEGFRKALRLAKMAEKFGLPIIFLVDTPGAFPGLTAEERGQGWAIANNLFQLARLKTPIMVLVIGEGCSGGALGMAIGDVIAMLEHSYYSVISPEGCASILWKDPKKNSEAAAMLKMHGEDLKQFAIVDVVIKEPVGGAHHDPAAVYRDVQDFILQEWLRLKDLSIEDLLEKRYQKFRTIGLYETSSESGPEA, from the coding sequence ATGGAGCTTCTTCCCCACGAAAAACAAGTGGTAGAGTACGAGAAAACGATAGCCGAGTTTAAAGAAAAAAATAAAAAAAATTCTTTACTCTCTTCCTCAGAGATACAGAAATTGGAAAGGCGTTTAGATAAGTTAAAAGAGAAGATCTATTCTGATTTGACACCGTGGGAGCGTGTGCAGATTTGCCGTCATCCCTCTCGTCCTCGTTCGGTGAATTATATCGAAGGCATGTGCGAGGAATTTGTCGAACTTTGTGGAGACCGTACGTTTCGTGATGATCCTGCCGTTGTTGGGGGATTAGCTAAAATTCAGGGCCAGCGCTTCATGCTTATTGGTCAGGAAAAAGGGTGCGATACCTCTTCTCGTATGCATAGAAATTTTGGGATGCTTTGTCCTGAAGGTTTCCGCAAGGCATTGCGCCTAGCAAAAATGGCCGAGAAATTCGGTTTGCCTATCATTTTCTTAGTAGACACTCCCGGGGCTTTCCCTGGTCTTACCGCGGAAGAACGTGGTCAGGGATGGGCTATTGCCAATAACCTTTTCCAATTGGCTAGATTAAAAACCCCGATTATGGTTCTTGTTATTGGTGAGGGGTGTTCTGGAGGTGCTTTAGGAATGGCAATCGGCGATGTCATTGCTATGTTAGAGCATTCCTACTATTCTGTAATTTCTCCTGAAGGTTGTGCTTCTATTCTTTGGAAAGATCCTAAAAAGAATAGTGAGGCGGCCGCCATGTTAAAAATGCATGGTGAGGATCTCAAGCAATTTGCTATTGTGGATGTTGTAATTAAGGAGCCGGTGGGTGGGGCACACCACGATCCTGCTGCCGTATATCGCGATGTTCAAGATTTCATTCTTCAGGAATGGTTACGATTAAAAGACCTATCGATAGAAGATTTATTAGAAAAGCGGTATCAGAAATTTCGAACTATAGGTCTCTATGAAACTTCTTCTGAAAGCGGTCCTGAGGCATAA
- a CDS encoding HU family DNA-binding protein, protein MATMTKKKLISTISQDHKIHPNHVRTVIQNFLDKMTDALVKGDRLEFRDFGVLQVVERKPKVGRNPKNATVPIHIPARRAVKFTPGKRMKRLIETPSKHS, encoded by the coding sequence ATGGCTACCATGACCAAGAAAAAACTGATCAGTACAATATCACAAGATCACAAGATTCATCCGAATCATGTGCGTACTGTAATCCAAAATTTTTTGGATAAAATGACAGATGCTCTAGTCAAAGGTGATAGGTTAGAGTTTAGAGATTTCGGCGTTTTACAGGTTGTAGAAAGAAAACCTAAAGTAGGGCGCAACCCTAAAAACGCTACTGTTCCCATTCACATTCCTGCAAGACGTGCCGTGAAATTTACTCCAGGAAAAAGAATGAAACGCTTAATCGAAACTCCTTCGAAGCATTCCTAA
- a CDS encoding ABC transporter ATP-binding protein: protein MKLLLKAVLRHKKHLTLLGFSLLAILGLTVSSQAEIFSLGIIAKTGPDAFVLFARKENNRLVKASQLSQEQILERWSDISPDSDTITSAQAHAYISRYGRGTTSITSRLSRLISQHIDLSRFGSLALFLVIVAIFKAVTLFFQRFLSQVVAIRVSCDLRRDYFRALQKLPMTFFHTHDMGNLSSRVITDSTSIAQAVNSLMVNYVQAPITLTLALAVCLSISWKFSLLVSIAFPVLILPIVIIARKIKALAKRIQKNQDKFSSVLLDFLAGIVTVKVFRTESFAFKKYCDQNNQIAALEEKSAAYGLLPRPLLHTIASLFFAFVVIIGLYKFNIPPEELIVFCGLLYLIYDPVKKFGDENTTIMKGCAAAERFYEVLSHPDLHNESEDSQEFLGLTRSVEFRDVSFSYDNEKTVLKELNFTINKGEAIGIVGPTGSGKTTISKLLPRLYEVSQGEILLDGISIKDYSKSSLRNHIGCVLQNPFLFYDTIWNNLTCGKDIPEDDVIHALKQAYAYEFVQKMPQGVHSLLEESGKNLSGGQQQRLTIARALLKNASILILDEATSSLDAISENYIKEIIGQLKGQCTQIIIAHKLSTLEYVDRVIYLEQGKKVAEGIKDELLSSCPAFLKMWELSGTKDWEASPSTSSELITPLSFG from the coding sequence ATGAAACTTCTTCTGAAAGCGGTCCTGAGGCATAAAAAGCATCTTACGCTATTAGGTTTCTCCCTACTTGCTATTTTAGGACTAACCGTCTCTTCTCAAGCAGAGATTTTTTCTTTAGGCATTATAGCAAAAACAGGACCCGATGCTTTTGTTCTTTTCGCTCGCAAGGAAAACAATCGCCTTGTAAAGGCTTCACAGTTAAGCCAAGAGCAGATTTTAGAGAGATGGTCGGATATCTCTCCTGATTCTGATACGATAACTTCTGCACAGGCCCACGCGTATATTTCTCGTTATGGAAGGGGAACGACATCCATAACCAGCAGATTATCACGCCTTATTTCTCAGCATATAGATCTATCACGTTTCGGATCTTTAGCTTTATTTCTAGTCATTGTGGCGATTTTTAAAGCGGTAACTTTGTTCTTTCAGAGATTTTTATCTCAAGTAGTTGCTATCCGTGTAAGTTGTGATCTTCGTAGAGATTATTTTAGAGCTCTACAAAAACTTCCAATGACATTCTTCCATACTCACGATATGGGAAATCTGAGTAGTCGCGTGATTACTGATTCTACAAGTATTGCTCAAGCAGTAAACTCTTTAATGGTTAACTATGTTCAAGCTCCAATAACCCTAACATTAGCTCTAGCCGTTTGTTTGTCGATATCTTGGAAATTCTCTCTTTTGGTGTCCATTGCTTTTCCTGTATTGATTCTTCCTATTGTAATCATTGCTAGAAAAATCAAAGCCTTAGCAAAGAGAATCCAGAAAAATCAGGATAAATTTTCTTCGGTGCTTTTAGATTTTCTTGCAGGAATTGTCACCGTAAAGGTCTTTCGTACAGAATCCTTTGCTTTTAAGAAGTATTGTGATCAAAATAATCAAATTGCTGCTCTCGAAGAAAAAAGTGCAGCCTATGGTTTGCTGCCACGGCCATTATTACATACGATAGCTTCTTTATTCTTTGCTTTCGTTGTGATCATTGGTCTCTATAAGTTCAATATTCCTCCTGAAGAGCTCATTGTATTTTGTGGATTACTATATCTTATCTATGATCCTGTGAAGAAATTCGGGGATGAAAATACAACCATTATGAAAGGTTGTGCAGCTGCTGAAAGATTTTATGAAGTGCTTTCTCATCCTGACCTTCATAATGAGTCTGAAGATAGTCAAGAATTCCTTGGTTTAACAAGAAGTGTAGAATTTCGAGATGTTTCTTTTTCTTATGATAATGAGAAAACAGTCCTTAAGGAGCTGAACTTCACAATAAACAAAGGTGAGGCAATTGGTATTGTTGGCCCTACAGGAAGTGGGAAAACAACGATTAGTAAATTATTGCCCAGACTATATGAGGTATCGCAGGGAGAGATTCTTTTAGACGGTATTTCTATTAAAGACTATAGCAAATCCTCTCTTAGAAATCATATTGGCTGTGTTTTACAAAACCCGTTTCTATTTTATGATACTATTTGGAATAACCTTACTTGCGGTAAGGATATCCCTGAAGACGATGTCATTCATGCATTAAAACAAGCCTACGCGTACGAATTCGTTCAAAAAATGCCCCAAGGAGTCCATAGTCTTCTTGAGGAATCTGGGAAAAATCTTTCTGGGGGACAGCAGCAAAGATTGACTATAGCGCGAGCCTTGTTGAAAAACGCCTCTATATTAATTTTAGACGAGGCTACATCTTCTTTAGATGCTATTAGTGAAAACTACATCAAAGAGATCATAGGACAGCTAAAAGGTCAGTGCACCCAGATAATCATTGCTCATAAGCTCTCTACTCTTGAATATGTCGACCGGGTCATTTATTTAGAACAAGGAAAGAAAGTTGCAGAGGGAATAAAGGATGAACTTTTATCGTCATGCCCTGCTTTCTTGAAAATGTGGGAATTATCAGGAACCAAGGATTGGGAAGCATCTCCATCCACAAGTTCAGAATTGATTACACCGCTCTCTTTTGGCTAA